In Lysinibacillus sp. FSL M8-0337, the following proteins share a genomic window:
- a CDS encoding MerR family transcriptional regulator, protein MSREIRRTMPLLSMSIVMQLTELSARQIRYYEEHHLIEPHRTEGNRRMFSLNDVDILLEIKDYLEQGMNMAKIKKIFAKKSDPVAAEEPDLTDTELRRIMREEMRQAQRMQKSSIRRGDLSRFY, encoded by the coding sequence ATGAGTCGTGAAATTAGACGAACTATGCCGTTATTATCCATGAGTATCGTGATGCAATTGACCGAGCTTTCGGCACGCCAAATTCGTTATTATGAAGAACACCATTTAATTGAGCCACACCGAACAGAAGGCAATCGTCGTATGTTTTCATTAAATGACGTCGATATACTTCTTGAAATAAAAGATTACTTGGAGCAGGGCATGAATATGGCGAAGATTAAAAAAATATTTGCCAAAAAATCAGATCCTGTTGCCGCTGAAGAACCAGATTTAACCGACACAGAATTACGTCGGATTATGCGCGAAGAAATGCGTCAAGCGCAGCGCATGCAAAAATCATCCATCCGACGTGGGGATTTATCCCGATTCTATTAA